From the genome of Rhododendron vialii isolate Sample 1 chromosome 10a, ASM3025357v1:
CACAGTtgtcgttaaaaagaaaaatggtaaatggcgagtttgcgtggattatactaatctcaacgacgcttgtccaaaggattggttcccactcccgaagattgatcaacttgtggacgcaatAGCAGGCCATGCTCGGTTAAGCTTCCTcgacgcctaccgtggctaccaccaaattgcaatggaccccgacgacatggagaaaaccgCTTTCATCACACCATATGGCAACTTTTGCTACCGCGTGCCCTTTTGGCTCAAGAATTCAGGCGCaacattcaacagagcaatattcaagatgttgcaagaACAAATCGGCCATACCGTGGAagcttacattgatgacctggtcatcaaaagcaagaaggaatccaaccacctgcaAAACTTGGCGAAAGTCTTCGAAATTCTCAAACTTcacaagctacggctgaatCCCAAAAAAATGCGCGTTCGGGGTGAGCGCTCGGAAATTCCTCGGACACCTAGTCACCCGAagaggtattgaggccgaccctaaccaaataaaggctgttaaagatttgcgcccaccaaagacaatcaaggaagtacagaggctcactgggatggcagcggctctaaaCTGACTCATCAGTaaatcctcagacaagtgccacgcattcttccatgcTTTGAAGGGAAAAAGCCGACACATCTTCGAGTGGACTTTGGATTGTGACTCCGCTTTAGCCGAACTCAAAGAATACTTAAACTCGGCCCCGCTGATGGTGAAACCCAAGGAGTTCGAAACTCTATATCTCTACCTCGCCGTTtccgcccacgcaaccagttctgcacttgtGCGGCGGGATGGCGCCAATGACATGCCaatctacttcacaagcaagacgctccttccagctcaaactcgttacctaccacttgaaaagttagcccttgctctcGTTTCAGCGGCTAGGAAACTCTTGCCCTACTTCCAATCGCACCCTATCGTCATCttaacagaacaccccctcaagAGCCTCTTTCGAAAGGCCGATCTATCTAATAGGGTCTCCAAGTGGGCAGTAGAGCTAGGAAACTTTGATATCCGTTTCGAAccacgaacggcaatcaaaggacaGGTTCTTGCTGACTTCATTGCTGAGCTTACTTCAGAAGATACTGAACTTCTCAACACACCCATCCCAACACAAACCGTCGCCGAGCATCAGTTGCCGCCGAAACCTTGGCCCTTTTCCAAGGGAACATCTGGCATCTACATGTTGACGGAGCATCTAccagcaacggagcaggggccGCGGTTGTCCTAGTCTCCCCTTGTGGAACACtacatgaaagtgctatcagcatTGAATTCCCCGCAACCAATaatgaagctgaatatgaagccctcATAGCTGGCTTACGCTCTGCGGTTGCGATGGGAATCTTCGACCTTGTCGTTTACtgcgactcccaactcatagtcAACCAAGTACTTGGGGACTATGAGGCTCGAGATACACGAATGTCAAAATACCAGTCAACCGTAACAGGACTCCTCACCCATTtccacaatttcaaaattgaacagatcaaccgcAAACACAATGCTCACGCAGACGCACTCACTGGCCTTGCCTCAGCTTCTAAAGCCTCCGAATTCAGAACAATCAGCTTCGGCAGCATTTACCATCCAAGCTTCGACACAACTCCTGAAATACTCAACGTTGAACTCAGtccaagctggatggacgagatcgTTGCATTCCTCAAAAATGATACGTTACCAGcagacaagaaggaagcttatcGCATCAGGAACAAatccgcttactactggctctctgaaagcggccaactctacaggaaatcTATCTCCGGCCCATATCTCCTCGTggtccacccaacccaagttccgAAGATTCTCGCCGAACTTCACTCAGGGAGTTATGGCTGCCACTCCGGCGGCCGTTCACTTTGCCAACGAGCATTGAGTCAGGGAtacttttggaagaacatgaagaaagactgcgaagacACAGTTCGCAAATGCCGACCATGTTAACTTTTTTCTCCCATTCCAAAGCAACCCGCCCAGAACCTCTCCCCTATCACcagtccttggccctttgcacaatgggggcttgaTATTGTCAGAAAACTGCCAACAGCTCCtggaggattcaagttcctgATCACCGCAACAAActacttctcaaaatgggtagaggccAAACCTCTTGTGACAATCACAGAGGCTGACGTTTGCAGATTTGTCTGGCAAAACATTGTTACAAGGTTTGGAGTCCCTTACGCCATCGTATCAGACAACGGAAGCCAATTCGTCGGTAAAGACCTCACCAGCTTCTGTGCcgaatttgggatacgcttcttcaactctactCTAGCATACCCCCAAGGGAATGGACAAGCCGAGGCAACAAACAAGACCGTCTGTGCCGGGATCAAGCGCCGGTtaaactccaagagaggaaaatgggctgaggaACTGCCACGTGTTCTTTGGGCTTACCATTCTACCCCCTGACGCTCAACAGGCCAAACGCCCTTTTCAATGGCGTTCGGCATGGAGGCGGTAATCCCACTAGAATCCAAGTTCCCCACTCTGAGAATAGAGAATTTcgatccaaagactaatgaaGAAGCAGTAGAATAGGAACTGCTCTTGGCAGAAGAGAAGTGTGACGATGCTCAACTAAAACTCGCAGAGTACCAACAACAAGTAGCAAGAGGCTACAGCCGAAGCgttcgaaccaagaccttcaagccagacgacttggtttggcgaaaggtggtacaagctagcaagaagcagaaattcaaacccaactgggagggccccttTCGTGTTGTCAAAATCACTGGTGAAGGTGCTTACATACTAGAGGACATGACTGGGAAAGTCCTTACCAACCCCTGGAATGCACAGAATTtaaagaaggcatacatgtaatGAAAAATCCCAACAGTGCgcctcatgttcggccactaACTATCCTGCTTTTTATCTTCTTAAGCTTTTTTATGACAGAATTAGCTTCGGCCACAACAATGTCAATTTCTTTATTATTGGCTTCGCCCAACATCTTTacattcaacttgtatttcacGTTTCCCAAGTAACAGAAGTATCTTGTTTGGCAATTGATGTCTTCTACAAATTTTTACCTGTCTTCCTTCTTATGAAAATACACTCGGCATACTCCGACAACCACAAACGTTGACTTCGGTCACACCCGCAAACGGCTTTATGCCCCTGCTTCGGCCACTATAactgcccaaagaagcaaaTACTGGACATATGGTCCACCAAGCCTAAGACACACAACTGAAATTTAGGCTTCggttcggcttggcaagacaACAAGGTCGGCCAATACGCGGTTATACTAATGGTTCAGTGAGAAAGCCTCCCACAAGCATTTAGAAGCATCAACTTTCTAAACCCTTGGCGAGGAGCTGACACCATTCAGCCGAGCCCCAACCACGGTTAGGAGGCACCTATTCAACTTTCATGTATCCTAAAAACTAAGTCTCACATACAAGCCTACGACAACAAAGGCTCGGCACCAACCTATTATCAAAGCTAACTACTTTGGCCAACATTCGCTTCCCCAAACGAATCcagaccaaagtgggggctatgAGTAACCACCATCCAAAtagcaaaatcttcaaaaaatttgcCCAAGACATAGACAAGATCAATCAAGATCGACAAAACTACAACAGTGCAAATATGAAACCATGCCATTTGCTCAAAGGAAACAAGCATTAAAGAAAATTCATAAGTTGGGAAATACGGCGTAGTATATCGTTCAGCAACAAACCCCCACAAAACATTACTCCTGGTACGGAAAACTCCAAGCTCGGAGCCTCccaatccaacaaaaagttagaagttcaaatccaaacaaattcatgaagtaaaacaaattaaacttcAGGGACGTCCTCAGCAGCAACATCAGCAACGACCTCGGTGCCCTTATCAATGGCCTCCCCAACCTCTCCAACATCCACGGGCCCCCGTTCGCCACCCCCAACTACCTTCTGGTGCCCCTCACCATTTTTCTCCACAGAGTCATCTCCACCGTCGGCATCAGCATTTGTAAGATCGTCAACGTCATCCTCGCTCTCGGGAAACTCTTCTTGAGCGAGTGGCGCACACTCCTCAACAGTATAAGGAAGGACGAGTTCGGGAGTCGTGGGTCCGGGAATCTACTTTGTCATGTTAAGGTCGGCTTTAAGCTGCAAGACACCACACGCTGCCTTCACACCATCCTTATACCCCGTTCGGTAGGCAATTGGAACTTTCATCTTAACCTCATCATTCGCCATAGACCGAGCATCCCTTATGTACTCAGCCCCTGCTCGATCGTACCCGGCCTGATAGGCCTTCTCATCaacttctttcattttcctctctccctcctcaaaACTTGGCCAAGCTCACGATCGGCTTTCTTAGTCTTCTCCAGGGCCTCATCCCTCTCCTTCTCAAGCTCGGCAATTTTAGCCTTGGCAATCTTCAGACTATTCTTCAAAGACTTTGCCTTTTCACGCTCAGTCTTAACATCATCTCGGTACCTCGTCCTCTCTGCCGCTAAAAGCTCGGCCTGATTAGAAACCCGCAGTAGGGCTTGCCCAGCCTACACAAGAACGAATAAGTAAGATCAACGACgacaaaaagaaatgaaaattaaatcaaacagACCTGAACAAGGTAGGCGCTCGCGTGAACAATGCTCGGCTGCAGCTCTGTCAGGACCCTTTCCATATCCCTTGGCAAGGCAAGGCTGTGAAGCATAGTAACGGCCAGGTCGGGTTCCAGTTTTATGCTGTCATTAACATTAACGACCCTCCCCTTGGGCATTGCAAACGACGGTGCAAACTCTTGCACAATCGCTTGGCCACCCGAACCCACTGACTTATCCGCTGCATTCGAGGCGCCTGCAGCTGAAGACTCAGTTTGATCATTTTCCCGCGCACGCGTAGTAGGCTGTCCCGTCGGGAAAAAGTCATAGGTGACTTTTTGCCTCTTTTCGGCAGGCTCGGTAACATCAGCGTCTTTTTGACGAATCGCAGCACCGTCCCTAATGTTCACTCGCACGACGTTCCTCCTTCCCATTTCCTCTGCAAATTCAGGAACAAGGGTTTGGAGGGGAACCTGTATACCCGGATGTTTTGGCGGCTGGCTCTCGCGGAACCAGAATTCTGCGGGCTTTCTGAACATTGGGAATTTCACCCTCGGCTCCTTTTCCTTGTCACTCGGCTTCGGTCGCTTGGGTTTTGCAGATTGATGCTCGGCTATCCTCCCGCTGCCCCCGACCTTCCCGCTCGGCACACTttccttctccttcctcttcaaCTTCCCCTTATGCGAAGGATTGTAGCCCAACAAAGTCGGCGCGTCACGACAGATCTGAGCCTTCAAGATTTCAACATTCTGCTCGGTGGCCAGCGATTGCTCTCTCTTAGTTATTGCACGATGATCTGCAAAAGATATCAAACCCATcgattaaatatatatatatatatatatatatatatatatatgctcggCAAAGTTAAGGAAAAATAGGCAACCTCGAAAATCCTTTATCTTCGGCACGCTATGCAACCGCATCGACTGATCGCCGAACTCATAATTACCGCTAACTTCGACATAAAAATTGGCCCATTTATCAGTATCGGGGAGCCCCACTATCAACGGAGAGAGTTCataacccttctctctcttctcttcgtcCTTTATATAGACATAGGGTTTGGGAATTCAAAGTTCCCGCCCATCTCTGCACCGCCGAACCAATGGCCAGTAAGAGCTTGACACATGGCAATGATGGGATAGCTTGAACAGAACTTCACGCGTGCCAACCATCCTCCCATCGACCGTACCCAACCATAGGAGGACACCTGGCGCCCCTCCATTGAGGCTCATCTGTGACGGTTGATGAGAACGGATGAAGCTCGGCTAAAATTTCAATCGACCGATAAACTACGCTCGGCAAAAGCAGGTTCAGCCAAAGCTTAAATCAACCTCCGCCACGCACTCGGCGATGGCaaagattgaggggctattgtggtaGGCCGAACGTAACTCTCGGTAAGCGGCCATCGAACCATACTTGAATTTGGGCACTGTTGCTGGCCGAGAGTCATCTATCAACGAGATATTTTATTCTGAGCTCAAGCGACGTGGATAGCCCATGCTCGGCCGACAACAGAGGGGAAGACCCATTAGCATGTCCCTCAAGTGGGTCGCCAGTCAAGTTCGGCCATATACCGTGCTTGGCCATATGCGCGGTTCGGCCACCCGCTGAGTCGTGCTTTCTCACGTGATGAAGCGGTTACGCCAGGAGGAAAACGATGAGAGCACATGGGGGCTGCCAGCTCACACCCAAAAGTGGTTTCCAGATCTATTCAGTGATGTCAGGGCAACGTCACCAAatccgtgcaaggcacatgcttGTACTTGCAGAGCAAGTCAAGAAGGCCCTATAAATATTGAAGAAGAAACCCTAGAGTGGAGGTACACACTACACtatctcaaaaccctaatttctcaATTGATTCTCTGcatattctcatcctctcgccggagggccttgccgggcaaccccggccaggtcttagtcgtgcgttcactaTGCAGGACTAGGCGAGAAGACTAGAAAACCCACGAGCCAACGGAGGAGGATTGCAGGTCAAcgaatcacgggccacacaattagggctaggattctatgctagaaattgactagaatgagttgtctagtcaattggacttaaggctaaaatagggctaaagaggtagcttgtgcaagtgtACAAACCTCAaagcacacacatgcacctctctctctctctctctctctctctctctttctctctctctctctctctatctctctcctctctctctatcactcggcctctctctctctctccctctctcctctctcgacctctcctttctctcatgcatatatatataagtacatatatatatatctaggaaAATAactctagtataaataggcttaaggctataaccctAGGCATGACTTGTCTTATCAAAttgcatatatatgtatatacacttggcaagtctaatctctattaaccaagggataataattcccctaacatttgttacccaatgggtaaagaaaaaagtaaggttgacatgaaaggttgaaatgacaaGGTTGACTTCTTGGaagcaaggtacaagattcTCATGTGACTAGATTCCCATGCGACTAGtcttgtcacacacacacacacacacacacacacacatatatatatatatatatatatatatatatatattagtagactagttgctattatccaatgggtaatatctTCCCttacaattatggaccaaagggtaaagaaaaagtaaggttgacataacatgacccaagattcttttcttgacttgtcacatcaaagctttattggccattaaaactctattacccaacggTTATAAGTTTCCCTAGCATAAGTTTTCCTAGCAACGGTTAAAAGGGCAAATCATGATTGAAAGCCTTCCGtgacttgtcaaatccaatctttaggcataaggctataaaatcaagtaggatcttaggctttctaggtaaatCTTGGTGACCATAGTCTAGattggcaagtcttacaagtctagggtagggtttgattaggctaaggcatagccttccatgtttagtcattcataggtctaggttgtagtcaatttctaggatgattaaaggctactttggaatcaaatctaggatgattagggctaggattctatgctagaaattgactagaatgagttgtctagtcaattggacttaaggctaaaatagggctaaagaggtagcttgtgcaagtgtACAAACCTCAaagcacacacatgcacctctctctctctctatctctctcctccctctctctcggcctctctctactctctcctctctcggcctctctctctcttgacctttctctctctctcctttctctcatgcatatatatatatatataagtacatatatatatatatatatatatatatatatatatatatatatgtatctaggaaagtaactctagtataaataggcttaaggctataaccctAGGCATGACTTGTCTTATCAAATTGTATATTTATGTATATACACTTGGCAAGTCTAatctctattaaccaagggataataatttccctaacatttgttacccaatgggtaaagaaaaagtaaggttgacatgaaaggttgaaatgacaagaTTGACTTCTTGGaagcaaggtacaagattcccaTGTGAGAGAAAGGAACtaggtagtttggtttctccaactaaccggttggaaactaattctacttacCATGTAGGATTTATagtcaagaaaatgaaatttaaagattttatttaactcgttaggaaaatatacaagtgcttttataagcatacttgtctttagaaaaggactaaattgtccgggatgataagatataattttataaatctcaaatctaattatgacagattattagaaacaaaaacggaatttttaaagaaatccaggtaattaaaataaaatttaaatattttaacgaaatttttatttaccgaaaatcagggtcgttacaattcgCATATCATTCATTAATTGTTTAGCAATACATGATTAAATTTGAAggtttaattaagttaattaaaagGAATTGGTCTTGGTAGGTGGAATGAAGGGTAAAGATGAGTAATGGCCCTTTTGAACCCATACACCCAACCTCATGGGATAATTCTTCCCTAATAAACCTTCTATGGTATTTCAACGTTTACTCCATCCTACTAAAACTGATGCAGAGACAGATTTTGGGTCAACTTTAACAGCAAATCTGTTATTGCTCAGGCATAACCACAGCGCATGGGTTgcaccgttggaaagctccatGTGTCTAGTTTTCAGCAAAGCAAGCGGAATGCGTTTTCGAGTCTCGAGCTAGGAGATATGACTGTTTTCCCAACTTGTGTCGGTGCGGCCAGCACTGCGAGTTTCACATCAGCAGTTTGGAGCACGATTTTTAACTTCTTCCCCTCTTTGaaataaattctgaaaattttacacaatAAACTAGACATGTATATCCAACTCcagtaaaaataccagaaaattACAAGGTTGGAAAATCTGTGAGAAAAAATCGTTAAGAACATGACAGATTCAATCACCGTCTCCTCGCTGAGTCCCGTCTGTGCTAACAGCTATAATGACTTCCTGATCGACAACTACCCAGGTCTTGTGAAAAAAACCAGCATTATAACCATCCGGGCCAGGGGCTTTTTGAGAGTTAAGTGACCAAAATGTGTCTTTAATCTCTTAATCAGTGATCTCATGAATCATTGCTGGATTTTGATAACTTGTCATTCTCCTAGTAATAAGCTGATCCACT
Proteins encoded in this window:
- the LOC131303001 gene encoding uncharacterized protein LOC131303001: MGIFDLVVYCDSQLIVNQVLGDYEARDTRMSKYQSTVTGLLTHFHNFKIEQINRKHNAHADALTGLASASKASEFRTISFGSIYHPSFDTTPEILNVELSPSWMDEIVAFLKNDTLPADKKEAYRIRNKSAYYWLSESGQLYRKSISGPYLLVVHPTQVPKILAELHSGSYGCHSGGRSLCQRALSQGYFWKNMKKDCEDTQPAQNLSPITSPWPFAQWGLDIVRKLPTAPGGFKFLITATNYFSKWVEAKPLVTITEADVCRFVWQNIVTRFGVPYAIVSDNGSQFVGKDLTSFCAEFGIRFFNSTLAYPQGNGQAEATNKTVCAGIKRRLNSKRGKWAEELPRVLWAYHSTP